CGCCTCGGGATGATCCAGGTGCTTGCGATCTCGCCCTGGAGGACAGGTTCCGCTGCGCGCGGCGGTACGTGCCTTGCTTTGGCCTGACCCGGGTCAACGTGTGTGGACGGTCGGGGAGGCAGGGGTGATGGCGGAGCTGGTCTTCTGGTGTGCCGCGGTGCTGTTGGTGCACACGTACTTTCTCTACCCGGTGGTGCTGTTCGCCCTCGATGGGGTGGCGCAGGTGCTGCACAACGTGCGCTACATGCGCTCGGGGGCGAACCGGCGCCGCGAGGAGCAGCAGGCGAGCGAGCTGCCCCGGGTGAGCCTGGTGGTGGCGGCCTACAACGAGGCGAGCTGCATCGACGAGAAGCTGCGCAACAGTCTGGCGCTGGACTATCCGGCGGGGCGCTTCGAGGTGCTGATCGGCTCGGACGGCTCGACGGACGGGACGGATGAGCGGGTGCTGCGGTGCACGGACGAGCGGGTGCGGCTGTCGGCGGCGCCGCGCGGGGGCAAGACGTCGGTGCTCAACCGGTGCATCCCGGTGGCCAAGGGCGACATCGTGCTGCTCTCGGATGCGAACACGATGATCGAGCCGGAAGCGGTGAAGCGGCTGGTGCGGCACTTCGAGGACCCCGAGGTGGGGGCGGTGTGCGGGCAGCTGCGGCTCTACAACCCGACGAAGGCCGAGTACGAGGAGAGCACGTACTGGACGTACGAGTCGCTCATCAAGTTCTACGAGGGCAAGCGGGGCGCGGTGGTGGGGGCGAACGGGGGCCTGTACGCCATCCGGCGCTCGCTGTTCAACGCGCTGCCGCCGGCGACGATCGTGGACGACTTCGTGATTCCGCTGCGGATCCTCGAGAAGGGCTACAAGGTGGTCTACGAGCCCGAGGCGGTGGCGCACGAGGAGACGACGGAGGACTACGGCAAGGAGTTCGGCCGGCGAGCGCGCATCGCGGCGGGCAACTTCCAGAGCCTGAGGATGGTGCCGGGGCTGCTCTCGCCGCTGTCGGGCTTCCCGGCGTTCGCGTTCTGGTCGCACAAGCTGCTGCGCTGGTGCGCCCCGGCGCTGATGGCGCTGGCGCTGGTGGCCAACCTCTTCCTGCTGAGCAGCCCGCTCTACAAGCTGACGCTGGCGGGGCAGGTGCTGTTCTACGCGCTGGCGTACCTGGGGAAGAAGGGGCTGCTGAAGGGGTCCGCGCGCCGGGTGGCGTCGGTGGCCTACTACTTCGTGACGATGAACCTGGCGATCGTCGTGGGCTTCTGGCGGTTCCTGAGGAACACGCAGCGGGCCGCGTGGGATCGCACGGCGCGGGTGCCCTCGTCGTCGTAGTGGCTTGACGCTCTCCACCCCAGGTGGGACGGTGCCTGGGGTGGAGCCGACCGGTTTCGTTCTCGAGCACAACCAACGCCTGTCGCGCTCCCTGCTGTGGGGCGGCCAGCGGGCCTTCTACGAGCGGCAGGGCATCGAGGCCTGGCGCCGGGGGCTCCTGCCGAGCTTCATCACCAGCAACCCCATCATCGGCCGGGCCTATGCGCGGGTGGTGCTCGGCTGGATGAGGGACTGGTGCGAGGCCTCCCGGGGCGAGCCGGGCCAGCCCTTCCATCTCATCGAGCTCGGGGCGGGCTCGGGGCGTTTCGCCTTCCACTTCCTGGAGGCCTTCCGTCAGCTGCACGCGCGCTCGCGGCTCCGGGACGTGGGCTTCCGGTACGTGATGACGGACCTGCCCGAGCGCAACCTCGAGTTCTGGCTGTCCCATCCCCGGCTCCAGCCCTTCCTGGAGGAGGGCCTGCTGGACGTGGCCCGCTTCGACGCCGAGCACGATGAACAGCT
The sequence above is drawn from the Archangium gephyra genome and encodes:
- a CDS encoding glycosyltransferase family 2 protein, with the protein product MAELVFWCAAVLLVHTYFLYPVVLFALDGVAQVLHNVRYMRSGANRRREEQQASELPRVSLVVAAYNEASCIDEKLRNSLALDYPAGRFEVLIGSDGSTDGTDERVLRCTDERVRLSAAPRGGKTSVLNRCIPVAKGDIVLLSDANTMIEPEAVKRLVRHFEDPEVGAVCGQLRLYNPTKAEYEESTYWTYESLIKFYEGKRGAVVGANGGLYAIRRSLFNALPPATIVDDFVIPLRILEKGYKVVYEPEAVAHEETTEDYGKEFGRRARIAAGNFQSLRMVPGLLSPLSGFPAFAFWSHKLLRWCAPALMALALVANLFLLSSPLYKLTLAGQVLFYALAYLGKKGLLKGSARRVASVAYYFVTMNLAIVVGFWRFLRNTQRAAWDRTARVPSSS